One segment of Enterobacter ludwigii DNA contains the following:
- a CDS encoding non-oxidative hydroxyarylic acid decarboxylases subunit D, giving the protein MICPRCADEHIEVMATSPVKGVWTVYQCQHCLYTWRDTEPLRRTHRDHYPQAFRMTQKDIDDAPQVPTIPPLLADDKR; this is encoded by the coding sequence ATGATATGTCCACGTTGTGCTGATGAGCATATTGAGGTGATGGCAACATCACCGGTGAAAGGGGTCTGGACTGTCTATCAGTGCCAGCATTGTCTGTATACCTGGCGTGACACGGAGCCGCTACGCCGGACCCACCGCGATCATTATCCGCAAGCGTTTCGCATGACGCAGAAGGATATCGATGACGCACCACAGGTGCCGACGATCCCGCCGTTACTGGCCGACGATAAGCGCTAA
- the mutS gene encoding DNA mismatch repair protein MutS encodes MSTIDNFDAHTPMMQQYLKLKAQHPEILLFYRMGDFYELFYDDARRASQLLDISLTRRGASAGEPIPMAGIPHHAVENYLAKLVNQGESVAICEQIGDPATSKGPVERKVVRIVTPGTISDEALLQERQDNLLAALWQDGKGFGYATLDISSGRFRLSEPADRETMAAELQRTNPAELLYAEDFAEMALIEGRRGLRRRPLWEFEIDTARQQLNLQFGTRDLIGFGVENAPRGLCAAGCLLQYVKDTQRTTLPHIRSITMERQQDSIIMDAATRRNLEITQNLAGGVENTLASVLDSTVTPMGSRMLKRWLHMPIRDTDTLTCRQQTIAALQDRYSELQPVLRQVGDLERILARLALRTARPRDLARMRHAFQQLPELRSLLADVDSAPVQKLRETMGEFSELRELLERAIIDAPPVLVRDGGVIAPGYNEELDEWRALADGATDYLEKLEIRERERLGLDTLKVGYNAVHGYYIQISRGQSHLAPIHYVRRQTLKNAERYIIPELKEYEDKVLTSKGKALALEKQLYEELFDMLMPHLADLQSSASALAELDVLVNLAERAETLNYTCPTFTDKPGIRITEGRHPVVERVLNEPFIANPLSLSPQRRMLIITGPNMGGKSTYMRQTALIALLAYIGSYVPAQKVEIGPIDRIFTRVGAADDLASGRSTFMVEMTETANILHNATEYSLVLMDEVGRGTSTYDGLSLAWACAENLANKIKAMTLFATHYFELTQLPEKMEGVANVHLDALEHGDTIAFMHTVQDGAASKSYGLAVAALAGVPKEVIKRARQKLRELESLSPNAAATQIDGTQMSLLAPAEETSPAVEALENLDPDSLTPRQALEWIYRLKSLV; translated from the coding sequence ATGAGCACAATCGACAATTTCGACGCACATACGCCAATGATGCAGCAGTACCTGAAGCTGAAAGCACAGCATCCGGAAATCTTGCTGTTCTACCGTATGGGCGATTTTTACGAGCTATTTTATGACGATGCCAGACGTGCGTCGCAGTTGCTCGACATCTCTCTGACCCGGCGTGGCGCATCTGCAGGCGAGCCCATTCCCATGGCCGGTATTCCGCATCACGCGGTAGAAAACTACCTTGCGAAACTGGTGAATCAGGGTGAGTCAGTCGCCATCTGCGAACAGATCGGCGATCCGGCAACCTCAAAAGGGCCGGTTGAGCGCAAAGTCGTGCGCATCGTCACGCCTGGTACGATCAGCGACGAAGCCCTGCTGCAGGAGCGCCAGGATAACCTGCTGGCAGCACTGTGGCAGGACGGCAAAGGTTTCGGTTATGCGACGCTGGATATCAGCTCCGGACGTTTTCGTCTGAGCGAACCGGCAGATCGTGAAACGATGGCGGCTGAATTGCAGCGCACGAACCCGGCAGAACTGCTCTATGCCGAAGATTTTGCCGAGATGGCGCTGATTGAAGGCCGCCGCGGTCTGCGCCGTCGTCCGCTGTGGGAGTTCGAAATTGATACCGCGCGCCAGCAGTTGAATCTGCAGTTTGGCACCCGCGATCTGATTGGCTTTGGTGTGGAAAACGCCCCGCGCGGACTGTGTGCCGCGGGTTGCCTGCTGCAGTACGTCAAAGATACCCAGCGCACCACCCTGCCGCATATCCGCTCGATCACGATGGAGCGTCAGCAGGACAGCATCATTATGGATGCCGCGACGCGTCGAAATCTGGAGATCACCCAGAATCTGGCCGGAGGCGTGGAAAACACCCTCGCTTCCGTCCTCGACAGCACGGTGACGCCGATGGGCAGCCGTATGTTAAAACGCTGGCTGCATATGCCCATTCGCGATACCGACACGCTTACCTGTCGTCAGCAGACGATTGCCGCGTTGCAGGATCGCTACAGTGAACTGCAGCCCGTGCTGCGTCAGGTCGGCGATCTGGAACGTATTCTTGCGCGTCTGGCGCTGCGTACGGCACGTCCGCGCGACCTCGCCCGCATGCGTCATGCCTTCCAGCAGTTGCCGGAATTGCGCAGCCTGCTCGCCGATGTGGATAGCGCGCCGGTGCAGAAACTGCGTGAAACCATGGGTGAATTTAGCGAACTGCGCGAGCTGCTCGAACGCGCCATTATTGACGCACCTCCGGTTCTGGTGCGTGACGGCGGCGTAATTGCCCCGGGCTACAACGAAGAGCTGGATGAATGGCGTGCGCTGGCCGACGGTGCCACGGACTACCTGGAAAAGCTGGAAATTCGCGAGCGCGAACGCCTTGGGCTCGATACCCTCAAAGTGGGCTATAACGCGGTTCACGGTTACTACATTCAGATCAGCCGTGGACAAAGCCATCTGGCCCCCATCCACTACGTGCGCCGCCAGACGCTGAAAAACGCTGAGCGTTACATTATCCCTGAACTGAAAGAGTATGAGGACAAAGTTCTCACCTCGAAAGGCAAGGCGCTGGCGCTGGAGAAACAGCTGTATGAAGAGCTGTTCGACATGCTGATGCCGCACCTTGCAGACCTGCAGTCAAGCGCCAGTGCGCTGGCAGAGCTGGACGTGCTGGTCAACCTGGCAGAACGCGCTGAAACGCTGAACTACACCTGCCCGACCTTTACCGATAAACCCGGTATTCGCATCACCGAAGGCCGTCATCCGGTTGTGGAACGGGTGCTGAACGAGCCGTTCATCGCCAACCCGCTAAGCCTGTCGCCGCAGAGAAGAATGCTGATCATTACCGGTCCAAACATGGGCGGTAAAAGTACCTATATGCGCCAGACGGCGCTTATCGCTCTGCTCGCCTATATCGGCAGCTACGTTCCTGCGCAAAAAGTGGAGATTGGCCCTATCGACCGTATCTTTACCCGTGTCGGGGCAGCGGACGATCTGGCCAGCGGCCGCTCAACCTTTATGGTGGAGATGACCGAAACCGCCAATATTCTGCATAACGCGACCGAATACAGCCTGGTATTGATGGATGAAGTCGGGCGCGGAACATCAACCTATGATGGTCTGTCACTGGCATGGGCCTGCGCTGAAAACCTTGCCAATAAGATCAAGGCAATGACGCTGTTCGCAACCCACTATTTCGAGCTGACACAGTTGCCAGAAAAGATGGAAGGCGTGGCAAACGTCCACCTCGATGCGCTGGAACACGGCGATACCATCGCCTTTATGCACACCGTACAGGATGGTGCCGCGAGCAAGAGTTATGGCCTGGCCGTGGCCGCGCTGGCGGGGGTTCCAAAAGAGGTGATCAAACGTGCGCGCCAGAAATTGCGTGAGCTGGAGAGCCTGTCACCGAATGCCGCGGCCACGCAGATTGATGGCACGCAAATGTCGTTGCTAGCCCCGGCAGAAGAGACGTCACCGGCCGTTGAGGCGCTGGAAAATCTCGATCCGGACTCGCTCACGCCGCGTCAGGCGCTGGAGTGGATTTATCGCCTGAAAAGCCTGGTGTAA
- the flhA gene encoding formate hydrogenlyase transcriptional activator FlhA — protein sequence MPYTPMSDLGQQGLFDITRTLLQQPDLGALSDALTRLVRQSALADSAAIVLWHSASHRASYYSTRDNGKAFEYEDETYLAHGPVRRILSRPEALHCNFEEFREAWPMLAQSQLYPPFGHYSLLPLAVEGHIFGGCEFIRHTDQPWSEAEYERLHTFTQIVAVVAEQIQSRVTNNVDYDLLSRERDNFRILVAITNAVLSRLDMDELVSEVSKEIHHYFKIDAISIALRGHRKGKLNIYSTHYLDEANPAHEQSEVDEAGTLSERVFKSKEILLLNLNEQDALAPYERMLFNTWGNKIQTLCLLPLMSGNTMLGVLKLAQCEEGVFTTANLKLLRQIAERISIALDNALAYQEIHRLKERLVDENLALTEQLNNVDSEFGEIIGRSDAMYSVLKQVEMVAQSDSTVLILGETGTGKELIARAIHNLSNRNSRRMVKMNCAAMPAGLLESDLFGHERGAFTGASSQRLGRFELADKSSLFLDEVGDMPLELQPKLLRVLQEQEFERLGSNKLIQTDVRLIAATNRDLKKMVADREFRSDLYYRLNVFPICLPPLRERPEDIPLLVKAFTAKIARRMGRNIDSIPAETLRTLSSMEWPGNVRELENVIERAVLLTRGNVLQLSLPEVSLPETPVTATDVAQEGEDEYQLIMRVLKETNGVVAGPKGAAQRLGLKRTTLLSRMKRLGIDKESLV from the coding sequence ATGCCGTATACACCGATGAGCGATCTTGGACAGCAGGGCCTGTTTGACATTACGCGCACACTTTTACAGCAGCCCGATCTTGGCGCGCTGAGCGATGCCCTGACGCGGCTGGTCAGGCAATCAGCGCTGGCAGACAGCGCCGCAATTGTGCTCTGGCATAGCGCAAGCCATCGCGCGAGCTACTATTCAACGCGCGACAATGGCAAAGCGTTTGAGTACGAGGATGAAACCTACCTCGCTCATGGTCCTGTCCGGCGTATTCTTTCCCGCCCGGAGGCGCTGCACTGCAATTTTGAGGAATTCCGCGAGGCGTGGCCGATGCTGGCGCAGAGTCAGTTATACCCGCCTTTCGGCCATTACAGCCTGCTGCCACTGGCGGTGGAAGGGCATATCTTCGGCGGCTGCGAGTTTATTCGTCACACCGACCAGCCGTGGAGCGAGGCGGAATACGAGCGCCTGCACACCTTCACCCAGATTGTGGCCGTGGTCGCGGAGCAAATTCAAAGTCGCGTCACCAATAATGTGGATTACGACCTGCTGAGCCGCGAACGTGACAATTTCCGGATCCTGGTGGCCATCACCAACGCGGTGCTTTCGCGCCTCGATATGGATGAGCTGGTCAGCGAAGTCTCAAAAGAGATCCACCACTATTTCAAAATCGACGCCATCAGTATTGCGCTCCGGGGCCACCGGAAAGGCAAGCTGAACATCTACTCCACCCACTATCTTGATGAGGCAAACCCCGCCCACGAACAGAGTGAAGTGGATGAGGCGGGCACGCTCTCTGAGCGGGTATTTAAAAGCAAAGAGATCCTGCTGCTCAACCTCAACGAACAGGATGCGCTCGCGCCTTATGAGCGGATGCTGTTTAACACCTGGGGGAATAAAATCCAGACGCTGTGCCTGCTGCCGCTGATGTCCGGCAATACTATGCTTGGTGTCCTGAAGCTGGCGCAGTGTGAAGAGGGCGTCTTTACCACCGCCAACCTGAAACTGTTGCGCCAGATTGCCGAGCGTATCTCCATCGCACTGGATAACGCGCTGGCTTATCAGGAGATCCACCGTCTGAAAGAACGGCTGGTGGATGAAAACCTGGCGCTGACGGAACAGCTCAACAACGTGGACAGCGAGTTTGGCGAAATCATCGGCCGCAGCGATGCCATGTACAGCGTGCTGAAACAGGTGGAGATGGTGGCGCAAAGTGACAGTACGGTGCTGATCCTCGGTGAAACCGGCACCGGTAAAGAGCTGATTGCCCGTGCGATCCACAACCTCAGCAACCGTAACAGCCGCCGCATGGTGAAGATGAACTGCGCCGCTATGCCCGCAGGCCTGCTGGAAAGCGATCTCTTTGGCCACGAACGCGGCGCGTTTACCGGTGCCAGCAGCCAGCGTCTGGGCCGTTTCGAGCTGGCGGACAAAAGCTCGTTGTTCCTTGATGAAGTGGGCGACATGCCTCTGGAGCTGCAGCCCAAACTGCTTCGCGTCCTGCAGGAGCAGGAGTTTGAACGTCTTGGCAGTAACAAACTTATCCAGACAGACGTCCGGCTCATTGCCGCCACCAACCGCGATCTGAAAAAAATGGTCGCCGACCGCGAGTTTCGAAGCGACCTCTATTATCGCCTGAACGTCTTCCCAATCTGCCTGCCGCCCCTGCGTGAACGGCCGGAAGATATCCCTCTGCTGGTCAAAGCGTTTACCGCCAAAATAGCCCGCCGGATGGGCCGCAACATCGACAGTATCCCCGCCGAGACGCTACGTACCCTCTCCTCGATGGAGTGGCCGGGTAACGTCCGTGAACTGGAAAACGTCATTGAGCGCGCGGTATTGCTGACGCGCGGTAACGTACTGCAACTCTCCCTGCCCGAAGTTTCCCTGCCCGAAACCCCGGTTACAGCCACCGACGTGGCGCAGGAAGGTGAAGACGAATATCAGCTGATCATGCGCGTGCTGAAAGAGACTAACGGTGTCGTGGCCGGACCGAAAGGTGCCGCCCAGCGACTGGGGCTAAAACGCACCACGCTGCTCTCGCGCATGAAACGTCTCGGGATTGATAAAGAGAGCCTGGTGTAG
- a CDS encoding nitrous oxide-stimulated promoter family protein, with protein MSGKRITREKETIAKMIALYETQCPQASQEEGHYQALKAYANKRLDKCVFGEEKPACKQCPVHCYQPARREEMKQVMRWAGPRMLWRHPILTVRHLMDDRRPVPELPEKYRPKK; from the coding sequence ATGTCCGGAAAACGCATTACACGTGAGAAAGAGACGATCGCGAAAATGATCGCGCTGTATGAAACACAGTGTCCCCAGGCTTCGCAGGAAGAGGGGCATTATCAGGCGCTGAAAGCGTATGCCAATAAGCGCCTGGATAAATGCGTTTTTGGTGAGGAAAAACCCGCCTGTAAACAGTGCCCCGTTCACTGCTATCAGCCTGCCAGGCGCGAAGAGATGAAGCAGGTGATGCGCTGGGCTGGCCCACGTATGTTATGGCGTCATCCCATCCTGACGGTACGCCACCTGATGGATGACCGTCGCCCGGTACCGGAATTACCGGAAAAGTATCGCCCGAAAAAGTAA
- a CDS encoding non-oxidative hydroxyarylic acid decarboxylases subunit C, translating to MAFDDLRSFLQALDEQGQLLKIEEEVNAEPDLAAAANATGRIGDGAPALWFDNIRGFTDARVVMNTIGSWQNHAISMGLPANTPVKKQIDEFIRRWDKFPVTPERRADPAWAQNTVEGEDINLFDILPLFRLNDGDGGFYLDKACVVSRDPLDADNFGKQNVGIYRMEVKGKRKLGLQPVPMHDIALHLHKAEERGEDLPVAITLGNDPIITLMGATPLKYDQSEYEMAGALRESPYPIATAPLTGFDVPWGSEVILEGVIEGRKREIEGPFGEFTGHYSGGRNMTVVRIDKVSYRTKPIFESLYLGMPWTEIDYLMGPATCVPLYQQLKAEFPEVQAVNAMYTHGLLAIISTKKRYGGFARAVGLRAMTTPHGLGYVKMVIMVDEDVDPFNLPQVMWALSSKVNPAGDLVQLSNMSVLELDPGSSPAGITDKLIIDATTPVAPDNRGHFSQPVQDLPETKAWAEKLTAMLAARQ from the coding sequence ATGGCATTTGATGATTTGAGAAGCTTCCTGCAGGCGCTCGATGAGCAAGGGCAACTGCTGAAAATTGAAGAAGAGGTGAATGCAGAACCGGACCTGGCCGCGGCAGCCAACGCCACAGGCCGTATTGGTGACGGCGCACCGGCGCTGTGGTTCGATAATATTCGCGGGTTTACCGATGCCCGGGTGGTAATGAACACCATTGGTTCCTGGCAGAATCACGCCATTTCTATGGGACTGCCCGCGAACACCCCCGTCAAAAAACAGATTGATGAGTTTATTCGCCGCTGGGATAAATTCCCCGTCACGCCAGAGCGCCGTGCAGATCCCGCCTGGGCTCAAAATACGGTGGAGGGTGAAGACATTAACCTTTTCGACATCCTGCCGCTGTTCCGTCTGAACGACGGTGACGGCGGTTTTTACCTCGACAAAGCGTGCGTCGTTTCGCGCGATCCGCTTGATGCGGATAACTTCGGCAAGCAGAACGTCGGTATCTATCGCATGGAAGTGAAGGGAAAACGCAAGCTGGGTCTGCAACCGGTTCCGATGCACGATATCGCCCTGCATTTGCATAAAGCGGAAGAGCGCGGTGAAGATCTGCCGGTCGCGATTACGCTTGGCAATGATCCGATTATTACACTTATGGGCGCGACGCCGCTGAAATACGATCAATCTGAGTATGAGATGGCCGGTGCGCTGCGCGAAAGCCCCTATCCCATTGCGACGGCACCGCTGACCGGCTTTGATGTACCGTGGGGATCTGAAGTCATTCTGGAAGGGGTGATTGAAGGCCGCAAGCGCGAAATCGAAGGACCCTTTGGTGAGTTTACCGGGCACTACTCTGGTGGCCGTAACATGACGGTGGTGCGTATTGATAAAGTGTCTTACCGCACAAAACCCATTTTTGAATCCCTCTACCTCGGCATGCCGTGGACCGAAATTGACTACCTGATGGGCCCGGCTACCTGTGTACCGCTCTACCAGCAGCTGAAAGCAGAATTTCCGGAAGTGCAGGCGGTCAATGCCATGTATACCCACGGTTTGCTGGCGATTATCTCCACCAAAAAACGCTACGGTGGCTTTGCCCGCGCAGTCGGCTTACGTGCTATGACCACGCCGCACGGCCTGGGCTACGTGAAGATGGTGATTATGGTGGATGAAGACGTTGACCCGTTCAACCTGCCGCAGGTGATGTGGGCGCTGTCCTCGAAGGTGAACCCGGCGGGCGATCTGGTGCAGTTGTCGAATATGTCGGTGCTTGAACTGGACCCGGGCTCCAGCCCGGCAGGCATTACCGACAAACTGATTATTGATGCCACCACGCCTGTTGCACCCGACAACCGGGGCCACTTCAGCCAGCCGGTACAGGATTTACCTGAAACCAAGGCCTGGGCCGAAAAACTGACTGCGATGCTGGCTGCACGCCAATAA
- a CDS encoding non-oxidative hydroxyarylic acid decarboxylases subunit B: MRLIVGMTGATGAPLGVALLQALRDMPEVETHLVMSKWAKTTIELETPYTAQDVAALADVVHSPADQAATISSGSFRTDGMIVIPCSMKTLAGIRAGYAEGLVGRAADVVLKEGRKLVLVPRETPLSTIHLENMLALSRMGVAMVPPMPAYYNHPQTADDITHHIVTRVLDQFGLEHKKARRWNGLREAKHFSQENKDGI, from the coding sequence ATGAGATTGATAGTTGGAATGACGGGCGCAACGGGCGCGCCGCTGGGCGTAGCGTTGCTGCAGGCATTACGTGACATGCCGGAGGTGGAGACCCATCTGGTCATGTCGAAATGGGCAAAAACCACCATTGAGCTGGAGACGCCCTACACCGCACAGGATGTGGCTGCGCTGGCCGATGTTGTCCACAGCCCGGCCGATCAGGCTGCCACTATCTCATCCGGCTCGTTTCGCACCGACGGCATGATCGTCATTCCCTGCAGTATGAAAACCCTGGCAGGCATTCGCGCAGGCTATGCCGAAGGACTGGTGGGCCGTGCGGCAGATGTGGTGCTGAAAGAGGGGCGCAAACTGGTGCTGGTTCCTCGTGAAACCCCGCTCAGCACCATTCATCTTGAGAATATGCTCGCACTGTCCCGTATGGGCGTGGCAATGGTGCCGCCGATGCCCGCGTATTACAACCACCCGCAGACCGCCGACGATATCACCCATCACATTGTGACCCGCGTGCTCGACCAGTTTGGTCTGGAGCACAAAAAAGCGCGCCGCTGGAACGGGTTGCGGGAAGCAAAACATTTTTCACAGGAGAATAAAGATGGCATTTGA
- a CDS encoding MarR family winged helix-turn-helix transcriptional regulator, translated as MELRQEAFHLLRQLFQQHTARWQHALPELTKPQYAVLRSIAENPGIEQVALTEVAVSTKATLAEMLSRMEARGLVKREHDPADKRRRFVFLTPEGEALLASCKPIGNDVDEAFLGRLSNDERAQFSALVKKMMRD; from the coding sequence ATGGAACTGAGACAAGAGGCGTTTCACCTGTTACGCCAGCTTTTTCAACAGCATACTGCCCGTTGGCAACATGCATTGCCGGAACTGACCAAACCGCAGTACGCGGTATTGCGGTCTATTGCCGAAAATCCGGGGATTGAGCAAGTTGCGCTGACAGAAGTGGCGGTCAGCACAAAGGCGACGCTCGCGGAGATGCTGAGCCGCATGGAGGCGCGTGGACTGGTAAAACGCGAGCACGATCCGGCGGACAAGCGTCGTCGTTTCGTCTTCCTGACGCCGGAAGGTGAAGCGCTGCTTGCCAGCTGTAAACCGATCGGCAATGACGTGGACGAGGCGTTTTTAGGGCGGCTGAGCAACGACGAGCGGGCGCAATTCTCCGCACTCGTCAAAAAAATGATGCGCGACTAG
- a CDS encoding LysR family transcriptional regulator, whose product MINLQRTAMFVAIADTGSFTAAAEAMGLTKAVVSFNIRQLEDELGVTLLLRSTRRLTLTEAGRLFHQRSVALLKDAERLKDDVRANHAGLTGELRITTTPEYGSQVVVPLLAEFSQQHPDLRVRHVSSSLHADLISERFDVAIRLGTLADSRYHAALITQFSIFPVATPGWLRNHPVESLEQLAKADWIIHERLASPLRWQVNDACGEPATLEIKKAPRLFADSAQALMAFALAGCGVALLPEWLVRHALDDGKLVSVLPEYTFARQGIYAVYPDAPHVPAKVRTLIDFMRTRVN is encoded by the coding sequence ATGATTAATTTGCAGCGTACCGCGATGTTTGTCGCCATCGCAGATACCGGCAGTTTCACCGCCGCAGCAGAGGCAATGGGGCTGACAAAAGCGGTGGTCAGCTTCAATATCCGCCAGCTGGAAGATGAACTGGGTGTCACCCTGTTGCTGCGTTCCACCCGTCGACTGACGTTAACCGAGGCGGGGAGGCTTTTCCATCAACGGAGCGTCGCGCTTTTAAAGGACGCGGAACGCCTGAAGGACGACGTCCGTGCAAACCATGCAGGTCTCACGGGGGAGTTGCGGATCACCACCACACCGGAGTACGGCTCGCAGGTTGTGGTTCCGTTACTGGCTGAGTTTAGCCAGCAACACCCGGACCTTCGCGTGCGTCACGTTTCGTCTTCACTGCATGCCGATTTGATTTCAGAGCGCTTTGATGTCGCCATCCGGCTGGGAACCCTTGCCGATTCACGCTACCACGCGGCATTGATAACGCAGTTCTCTATTTTCCCCGTAGCGACGCCCGGCTGGCTGCGTAACCATCCTGTAGAATCGCTTGAACAGTTGGCGAAAGCTGACTGGATTATTCATGAGCGCTTAGCCTCGCCGCTGCGCTGGCAGGTGAACGATGCCTGCGGTGAGCCCGCCACGCTGGAAATTAAAAAAGCACCGCGTTTGTTTGCGGACAGTGCTCAGGCGCTGATGGCCTTTGCGCTCGCGGGATGTGGCGTGGCGCTGTTGCCGGAGTGGCTGGTGCGCCATGCGCTTGATGACGGCAAGCTGGTGTCGGTTTTACCGGAATATACCTTTGCGCGGCAGGGCATCTATGCGGTTTATCCCGATGCCCCGCATGTGCCTGCGAAAGTGCGCACCTTGATCGACTTTATGCGCACCCGGGTTAACTAG
- the hypE gene encoding hydrogenase expression/formation protein HypE: protein MNTVEMAHGSGGLAMQQLINRLFMDAFDNPWLAEQEDQARIDLSTLTTQGDRLAFSTDSYVIDPLFFPGGDIGKLAVCGTANDVAVSGAVPRFLSCGFILEEGLPMETLSAVVSSMAHTAREAGIAIVTGDTKVVQRGAADKLFINTAGMGAIPADIHWGAQQLAVGDVLIVSGSLGCHGATILNLREGLGLDGELRSDCAVLTPLIQTLRSLPGVKALRDATRGGVNAVVHEFAARCGLGIELTERALPVKPAVRGLCELLGLDPLNFANEGKLVIGVERAAAESVLEQLRAHPFGKEAALVGEVVERKGVRLTGLYGVKRTLDLPHAEPLPRIC, encoded by the coding sequence ATGAATACGGTTGAAATGGCACACGGCAGCGGCGGCCTGGCGATGCAGCAGCTGATAAACCGTCTGTTTATGGACGCGTTTGATAACCCCTGGCTGGCGGAGCAGGAGGATCAGGCCCGCATTGACCTCTCCACCCTGACCACGCAGGGCGACAGGCTGGCCTTTTCCACCGACAGCTACGTGATTGACCCGCTGTTCTTCCCGGGCGGCGATATCGGCAAGCTCGCGGTCTGCGGCACAGCAAACGACGTGGCCGTCAGCGGCGCTGTTCCGCGCTTTCTCTCCTGCGGCTTTATTCTTGAAGAGGGGCTGCCGATGGAGACGCTCTCTGCGGTCGTCAGCAGCATGGCGCACACGGCACGCGAGGCGGGTATCGCCATCGTCACCGGCGACACCAAAGTGGTCCAGCGTGGCGCAGCCGACAAACTGTTCATCAATACCGCCGGCATGGGGGCGATCCCTGCCGACATTCACTGGGGCGCGCAGCAGCTTGCCGTCGGCGACGTGCTGATCGTCAGCGGATCGCTGGGCTGCCACGGGGCGACGATCCTGAACCTGCGTGAAGGCCTGGGGCTGGACGGAGAATTACGCAGTGATTGCGCGGTACTGACCCCGCTTATCCAGACCCTGCGTTCCCTTCCGGGCGTGAAAGCCCTGCGCGATGCGACCCGCGGCGGGGTTAACGCCGTGGTACATGAGTTCGCGGCACGCTGCGGTCTGGGTATTGAACTCACTGAACGCGCGCTGCCCGTTAAGCCTGCCGTTCGCGGCTTGTGCGAACTCCTCGGGCTCGACCCGCTAAACTTTGCAAATGAAGGCAAGCTGGTCATTGGCGTGGAGCGCGCGGCGGCCGAATCCGTACTTGAACAGCTGCGGGCACATCCTTTCGGGAAAGAGGCCGCGCTGGTTGGTGAAGTGGTTGAGCGCAAAGGGGTACGCCTGACCGGGTTGTATGGCGTCAAGCGGACGCTGGATCTGCCGCACGCGGAACCTTTACCCCGCATTTGCTAG
- a CDS encoding SymE family type I addiction module toxin: MHEIAITKSYRHLKVGYFRKRHEDRNTKIPKRYSVHAALSLKGDWLEKAGFTTHSQVRVGVEHGKIVIELVQEGTS; encoded by the coding sequence ATGCACGAGATCGCTATCACCAAATCCTATCGTCATTTGAAAGTGGGATATTTCAGAAAGCGTCATGAAGACCGTAACACCAAGATACCCAAACGCTACAGCGTGCATGCGGCGCTGAGCTTAAAGGGCGACTGGCTTGAAAAAGCGGGGTTTACCACCCATTCGCAGGTCAGAGTGGGGGTTGAGCATGGAAAAATTGTCATTGAGTTAGTGCAGGAAGGCACCTCGTAA